The genomic interval CTCTAATTTATAGGGATTTCCATTAACTAATGTTAAAGAGTACGGATAACTTAATTACCAAGATAAGACTTGAGGAGAAGCAACACTATCAAGTCTCAAAGGCAAGAGAGGGTCTCAAAGTATGGGAAGGCATGAAATCTGCCACCATCATGTCCATCTTTGTCTATGTTGGAACATCGCAGCCTCTTCACTATCCCATCTTCCAAATTATAGGAAATTGCAAACCCATTTGGAAGTACTACTAGAATTGAATCCCCTTCATCCTCATCAGATTGAACAACACAAGATAGAAGGTAACTACGCATTCGATTTTGTTGGCGCCTAGGGACGACAGTAAACGTTTCAGCTTCAAGATGTACATTATATTTCAAGTACCAATTTGAATAATCTGTCTCCATctcgaaaattttaaattttaattgagaAAACCCTTTTGCAACAACAAGGTGTAAATGTCCTCCAGACTCTCCGAAATAGCGAAACCCACTATGTACTCCAGGCATTGGCATTGTCTTCAAGCATTCATTATTTACATCAATGTACCATGATTGAGTATCAGCACAATCCCAATGAATCGCGCCATTAAAAAAAACAGCACGATCAATATTTATATTGTGCTTCgaattgaaattgattttcGAAGCACTCCAAGAATTGGTCTCTGAAGAATATATGTCTATGAAGTATGTAGGAAATATGTAACATGTAGTACTTTCAGGATCTTTACCAAATAatagttgctgccatataGAAAAAATCTTATAATGAGGTGATATGAGTGGATCAAAGGCCAAATTGACACCAGCATGCCGACGAACCTCAATTGTAGGATCAAAAGCCAAATTAACACTAGCACGTTGATCATAATCCATAAATAATTTAGCTGATTCAGAAGGATCAAGACCTAGATTGTTGGCAACATACTCATAACTATTATAAATAACTTCATGTTCATAAACAGAGATCACCTTGAACTTTTTGGTGGCAGGGTTACATATGAAATACCTCAAGCCATAATCACTTTCAGAAACGCAAAGAAGCAAGCCAACGCAAGATTGAATTATTCTGATGCGTGGGGCatcaataaaatcaaaaggGGGAAGCCTTTTGATGTTAGGGTTTAGACGAAGGAACTTGAACTTTGAAGGTAGTTTTTTATAAAGGACGTCAAGGAAGAAAGCATGAGGTTTGAGAGAGCGATTGTTTTGGAGGAAACGAGTGTGGGTGAGGCTAAAGTGGGTGCTAGAAATAAGAGAAAGCCATGGTTTTGATACGAGTTTGAATCTGAGGAGAGTTTTGGTGGGTAGTCTTAGGAGGATTTCTTGTAAAAGGTCTTCACTATTGGCAACCTTTTCTGCCGATGTGATATTTGCCCTTAGTCGGGCAGAGGATCTAGTAGTCACCATAGCTAACAATGGTTTACTCTTCGTTTACACTTAGTGAACTCAACTCTTATAACATCCTATTTATATTGACTATTGAAGAAACAtattaatcttattttatgtaatttatggaaagttgaaattttaaacGAGAAAGAGACatacttgaaattttttaaaattaaaaaacttttgaatAGAAAAAACTGATACCATGTAAAGTTTAGTTTTTTGGACATATACACGCATACACACGCAAATGGATAATCTAAATTGGATATATTGCGTGTCATTACTTAATATGACGCAttccatatatattttttgcatTTAAGGAAAtggatatgatttttttggtATGTATGTGAATTGAGGAAGAAACGTTAGGATATTCATAAATCTTGACTGTACATTGTAACATGCATGAATCTTGATTGTACATTTAATTATTGGATGTTTATCCCCTATTTcaacaattttattttggaagacaaattttatgcaaaaagttaatggaaaaaattataaataattgaatttttgcgtatatcataaactattttgattgatattttattgcCATTTAAATTATAGCCAACATTGTTGGTCCTAAAAAAAGTGCTAAAGTTGGGGTGAATagcatttaaaattattttggaaGGTAATTCCTTGGAAGATGAAAATTGCTTGGAAGATTTAAGATTGATAGCTTAAAGCTTGTTGAGG from Theobroma cacao cultivar B97-61/B2 chromosome 5, Criollo_cocoa_genome_V2, whole genome shotgun sequence carries:
- the LOC18599759 gene encoding F-box protein At5g07610, which translates into the protein MVTTRSSARLRANITSAEKVANSEDLLQEILLRLPTKTLLRFKLVSKPWLSLISSTHFSLTHTRFLQNNRSLKPHAFFLDVLYKKLPSKFKFLRLNPNIKRLPPFDFIDAPRIRIIQSCVGLLLCVSESDYGLRYFICNPATKKFKVISVYEHEVIYNSYEYVANNLGLDPSESAKLFMDYDQRASVNLAFDPTIEVRRHAGVNLAFDPLISPHYKIFSIWQQLLFGKDPESTTCYIFPTYFIDIYSSETNSWSASKINFNSKHNINIDRAVFFNGAIHWDCADTQSWYIDVNNECLKTMPMPGVHSGFRYFGESGGHLHLVVAKGFSQLKFKIFEMETDYSNWYLKYNVHLEAETFTVVPRRQQNRMRSYLLSCVVQSDEDEGDSILVVLPNGFAISYNLEDGIVKRLRCSNIDKDGHDGGRFHAFPYFETLSCL